The Miscanthus floridulus cultivar M001 chromosome 17, ASM1932011v1, whole genome shotgun sequence genome has a window encoding:
- the LOC136516449 gene encoding putative UDP-glucuronate:xylan alpha-glucuronosyltransferase 3 isoform X1 has protein sequence MGPLEPRYRPAGAPEDTTKRRASKSKSFKDVENYEVLVLEKSCGCKFKSLRILIVAIISATVLTLVTPTLYEHQLQSASRYVDVGWMWDKTSSDPRYVSSVDVRWEDVYKALGNLRSGNQNLKVGLLNFNSTEYGSWTQLLSDSHVSIISLEHAKDSITWQTLYPEWIDEEEETEIPSCPSLPEPNVRRGVRFDVIAVKLPCTRVAGWSRDVARLHLQLSAAKLAVTSSKRNHKVHVLFVTDCFPIPNLFPCKNLVRHEGNAWLYSPDLKALREKLRLPVGSCELAVPLKAKSRLFSVDRRREAYATILHSASEYVCGAITAAQSIRQAGSTRDLVILVDETISEHHRRGLEAAGWKVRIIQRIRNPKAERDAYNEWNYSKFRLWQLTDYDKIIFIDADLLILRNVDFLFAMPEITATGNNATLFNSGVMVIEPSNCTFQLLMDHINEITSYNGGDQGYLNEIFTWWHRIPKHMNFLKHFWEGDSQAMKAKKTQLFGADPPILYVLHYLGLKPWLCFKDYDCNWNNAGMREFASDVAHARWWKVHDKMPRKLQSYCLLRSRQKASLEWDRRQAEKANSEDGHWRHNITDTRLKTCFEKFCFWESMLWHWGENNNRTKSIPMAVTTASLARS, from the exons ATGGGCCCATTGGAGCCGCGCTACCGTCCAGCCGGCGCCCC TGAGGACACAACTAAGAGAAGGGCCTCCAAAAGcaaaagtttcaaagatgttgaaAATTATGAAGTTCTTGTCCTTGAAAAGAGCTGTGGTTGCAAGTTCAAATCTTTGAGGATCTTGATCGTAGCTATCATTTCTGCGACAGTTCTTACCCTTGTGACTCCAACCTTATACGAGCACCAATTGCAGTCAGCCTCCCG GTATGTGGATGTCGGTTGGATGTGGGACAAAACAAGTTCTGATCCACGATATGTATCTTCTGTTGATGTTCGGTGGGAGGATGTATATAAAGCACTGGGAAATCTAAGAAGCGGTAATCAAAATCTCAAAGTTGGACTCTTGAATTTTAATAGCACTGAGTATGGCTCTTGGACACAATTGCTCTCAGACAGCCATGTTTCCATTATAAGTCTTGAGCATGCCAAGGACAGCATTACTTGGCAAACACTGTATCCTGAATGGATCGATGAGGAGGAAGAAACAGAGATACCCTCTTGCCCATCACTTCCAGAACCTAATGTACGAAGAGGTGTACGCTTTGATGTCATTGCTGTAAAGCTTCCTTGTACCCGTGTGGCAGGTTGGTCAAGAGATGTTGCACGGCTTCATTTGCAGCTCTCAGCAGCAAAATTGGCTGTGACATCCTCAAAGCGCAACCACAAGGTCCATGTTCTTTTTGTAACTGACTGCTTTCCAATCCCGAATCTCTTCCCTTGCAAGAACCTTGTGAGACATGAAGGCAATGCTTGGTTATATAGTCCTGACTTGAAAGCATTAAGGGAAAAGCTCAGGCTTCCAGTCGGATCCTGTGAGCTTGCTGTTCCACTCAAAGCAAAAT CGAGACTTTTCTCAGTAGATCGACGAAGAGAAGCATATGCAACAATACTGCATTCAGCGAGTGAATACGTCTGCGGTGCTATTACAGCAGCTCAAAGCATTCGCCAAGCAGGATCAACCAGGGACCTAGTCATCCTCGTTGATGAGACCATAAGCGAGCACCACCGGAGAGGCTTGGAAGCTGCAGGGTGGAAGGTCAGAATAATCCAAAGAATCAGGAACCCAAAAGCGGAGCGTGATGCATACAACGAGTGGAACTACAGCAAGTTCAGGCTGTGGCAGCTGACTGACTATGACAAGATCATCTTCATAGATGCTGACCTCCTCATCCTGAGGAATGTTGACTTCCTGTTCGCCATGCCAGAGATCACTGCAACTGGCAACAACGCAACACTCTTTAACTCTGGTGTCATGGTCATAGAGCCTTCCAACTGCACATTCCAGCTGCTGATGGACCACATCAACGAGATAACTTCATACAACGGCGGGGACCAGGGATACCTGAATGAGATATTCACGTGGTGGCACCGCATCCCGAAGCACATGAACTTTCTGAAGCACTTCTGGGAGGGCGACAGCCAGGCCATGAAGGCGAAGAAGACTCAGCTGTTTGGCGCAGACCCACCAATCCTCTATGTTCTCCACTACCTTGGCCTGAAGCCATGGCTGTGCTTCAAAGACTATGACTGCAACTGGAACAACGCTGGAATGCGCGAATTTGCGAGCGATGTTGCACATGCCCGGTGGTGGAAGGTGCATGACAAGATGCCCCGGAAGCTCCAGTCCTACTGCCTGCTGAGGTCACGGCAGAAGGCCAGCCTGGAGTGGGACCGGAGGCAGGCTGAGAAGGCCAATTCTGAAGATGGCCATTGGCGCCACAACATCACGGACACCAGGCTGAAGACATGCTTTGAGAAGTTCTGCTTCTGGGAGAGCATGCTCTGGCATTGGGGCGAGAACAATAACAGGACGAAGAGCATCCCCATGGCAGTGACAACGGCGAGCTTGGCAAGGTCATGA
- the LOC136516449 gene encoding putative UDP-glucuronate:xylan alpha-glucuronosyltransferase 3 isoform X2: MWDKTSSDPRYVSSVDVRWEDVYKALGNLRSGNQNLKVGLLNFNSTEYGSWTQLLSDSHVSIISLEHAKDSITWQTLYPEWIDEEEETEIPSCPSLPEPNVRRGVRFDVIAVKLPCTRVAGWSRDVARLHLQLSAAKLAVTSSKRNHKVHVLFVTDCFPIPNLFPCKNLVRHEGNAWLYSPDLKALREKLRLPVGSCELAVPLKAKSRLFSVDRRREAYATILHSASEYVCGAITAAQSIRQAGSTRDLVILVDETISEHHRRGLEAAGWKVRIIQRIRNPKAERDAYNEWNYSKFRLWQLTDYDKIIFIDADLLILRNVDFLFAMPEITATGNNATLFNSGVMVIEPSNCTFQLLMDHINEITSYNGGDQGYLNEIFTWWHRIPKHMNFLKHFWEGDSQAMKAKKTQLFGADPPILYVLHYLGLKPWLCFKDYDCNWNNAGMREFASDVAHARWWKVHDKMPRKLQSYCLLRSRQKASLEWDRRQAEKANSEDGHWRHNITDTRLKTCFEKFCFWESMLWHWGENNNRTKSIPMAVTTASLARS, encoded by the exons ATGTGGGACAAAACAAGTTCTGATCCACGATATGTATCTTCTGTTGATGTTCGGTGGGAGGATGTATATAAAGCACTGGGAAATCTAAGAAGCGGTAATCAAAATCTCAAAGTTGGACTCTTGAATTTTAATAGCACTGAGTATGGCTCTTGGACACAATTGCTCTCAGACAGCCATGTTTCCATTATAAGTCTTGAGCATGCCAAGGACAGCATTACTTGGCAAACACTGTATCCTGAATGGATCGATGAGGAGGAAGAAACAGAGATACCCTCTTGCCCATCACTTCCAGAACCTAATGTACGAAGAGGTGTACGCTTTGATGTCATTGCTGTAAAGCTTCCTTGTACCCGTGTGGCAGGTTGGTCAAGAGATGTTGCACGGCTTCATTTGCAGCTCTCAGCAGCAAAATTGGCTGTGACATCCTCAAAGCGCAACCACAAGGTCCATGTTCTTTTTGTAACTGACTGCTTTCCAATCCCGAATCTCTTCCCTTGCAAGAACCTTGTGAGACATGAAGGCAATGCTTGGTTATATAGTCCTGACTTGAAAGCATTAAGGGAAAAGCTCAGGCTTCCAGTCGGATCCTGTGAGCTTGCTGTTCCACTCAAAGCAAAAT CGAGACTTTTCTCAGTAGATCGACGAAGAGAAGCATATGCAACAATACTGCATTCAGCGAGTGAATACGTCTGCGGTGCTATTACAGCAGCTCAAAGCATTCGCCAAGCAGGATCAACCAGGGACCTAGTCATCCTCGTTGATGAGACCATAAGCGAGCACCACCGGAGAGGCTTGGAAGCTGCAGGGTGGAAGGTCAGAATAATCCAAAGAATCAGGAACCCAAAAGCGGAGCGTGATGCATACAACGAGTGGAACTACAGCAAGTTCAGGCTGTGGCAGCTGACTGACTATGACAAGATCATCTTCATAGATGCTGACCTCCTCATCCTGAGGAATGTTGACTTCCTGTTCGCCATGCCAGAGATCACTGCAACTGGCAACAACGCAACACTCTTTAACTCTGGTGTCATGGTCATAGAGCCTTCCAACTGCACATTCCAGCTGCTGATGGACCACATCAACGAGATAACTTCATACAACGGCGGGGACCAGGGATACCTGAATGAGATATTCACGTGGTGGCACCGCATCCCGAAGCACATGAACTTTCTGAAGCACTTCTGGGAGGGCGACAGCCAGGCCATGAAGGCGAAGAAGACTCAGCTGTTTGGCGCAGACCCACCAATCCTCTATGTTCTCCACTACCTTGGCCTGAAGCCATGGCTGTGCTTCAAAGACTATGACTGCAACTGGAACAACGCTGGAATGCGCGAATTTGCGAGCGATGTTGCACATGCCCGGTGGTGGAAGGTGCATGACAAGATGCCCCGGAAGCTCCAGTCCTACTGCCTGCTGAGGTCACGGCAGAAGGCCAGCCTGGAGTGGGACCGGAGGCAGGCTGAGAAGGCCAATTCTGAAGATGGCCATTGGCGCCACAACATCACGGACACCAGGCTGAAGACATGCTTTGAGAAGTTCTGCTTCTGGGAGAGCATGCTCTGGCATTGGGGCGAGAACAATAACAGGACGAAGAGCATCCCCATGGCAGTGACAACGGCGAGCTTGGCAAGGTCATGA